From a single Labrenzia sp. PHM005 genomic region:
- a CDS encoding CaiB/BaiF CoA-transferase family protein, translating to MMAGALEGIRIVDLTTVILGPWATQMLGDMGADVIKVETHHGDTTRHTGDRRNPGMASFFMSTNRNKRSVILDLSQDEGREALFKLVGTADVFVHNMRPAIATKLGLDDDRFMTAYPNLIFVKTYGFRGDGPMANKPAYDDVIQAASGITDLQTVISEGGEPRYVPSIMADKTSSFHVVSAVLAALFHRERHGEGQVIEVPMFESLVDYLMVEHVNGAAFDPPIASMGYARLLNKMRKPYRTKDGYLCVLPYTDRNWQDMFVIADREDLKDDPRFVDLATRTKHSAEIYGLLEEMVASRTSAEWEKALNAAAIPVQKVNTKEDLLNDEQLAATGFWQFAEHPTEGRIRLSSPPVRFTRSPSSIRRLQPGLGEHSAEILAEAGFSEAEITELMDKQVTA from the coding sequence ATGATGGCCGGAGCACTCGAAGGCATTCGTATTGTTGATCTCACGACGGTGATCCTTGGACCATGGGCAACTCAAATGCTCGGAGACATGGGCGCTGACGTGATCAAGGTGGAAACCCATCATGGGGATACCACCCGCCATACCGGGGATCGGCGCAACCCCGGTATGGCATCTTTCTTCATGTCGACAAATCGTAACAAGCGTTCAGTGATCCTTGACCTTTCGCAAGACGAAGGACGGGAAGCCCTTTTCAAGCTTGTTGGGACCGCAGATGTGTTTGTTCACAACATGCGCCCCGCCATCGCCACCAAACTGGGACTGGATGACGATCGGTTTATGACGGCCTATCCGAACCTGATTTTTGTAAAGACATACGGGTTCAGAGGTGATGGGCCAATGGCGAACAAGCCGGCCTATGACGATGTCATTCAAGCTGCCAGCGGCATCACAGATCTGCAGACCGTTATTTCGGAAGGTGGTGAACCACGCTATGTGCCATCGATCATGGCCGATAAAACCAGCTCCTTTCACGTCGTCTCGGCTGTGTTGGCCGCACTCTTCCATCGGGAGCGGCACGGTGAAGGACAGGTAATCGAAGTGCCGATGTTCGAGAGCCTGGTCGATTATTTGATGGTGGAACACGTGAATGGTGCAGCCTTTGATCCCCCGATTGCGTCGATGGGATATGCGCGCCTCTTGAACAAAATGCGCAAACCCTACCGGACCAAAGACGGATATTTATGCGTGCTGCCTTATACCGACCGGAACTGGCAGGACATGTTCGTGATTGCGGACCGTGAAGATCTGAAAGACGATCCACGGTTTGTTGACCTGGCGACACGCACGAAACACTCTGCCGAGATTTACGGATTGCTCGAAGAGATGGTGGCAAGCAGGACGTCCGCGGAATGGGAAAAGGCACTCAACGCGGCTGCGATCCCTGTTCAAAAAGTTAATACAAAAGAAGACCTTTTGAATGATGAGCAGTTGGCTGCAACCGGGTTTTGGCAATTTGCCGAACATCCGACAGAGGGACGCATCCGTCTGAGCAGCCCGCCAGTTCGTTTTACCAGATCGCCGAGTTCCATACGGAGACTGCAACCAGGATTGGGGGAACACAGCGCGGAAATTCTTGCAGAAGCCGGATTTTCCGAAGCTGAGATCACCGAGCTGATGGACAAACAAGTTACCGCCTAA
- a CDS encoding lipocalin-like domain-containing protein — MTNPSSFTGTWQLNKWTALKNNTPAGYPMGEDAQGQIIYSADGHMCAFLMRSDFKNQAELGDADTCLSYAGSWSFDGTRISHDVHFCNLPHWVGRTLVRIVNHREGELALRTVPEYSKSGSKYEHLLVWQKASD, encoded by the coding sequence ATGACAAATCCCTCGTCTTTCACAGGCACCTGGCAGCTTAACAAATGGACTGCGCTGAAGAACAATACGCCTGCCGGATACCCGATGGGTGAGGATGCGCAGGGTCAGATCATCTATTCCGCAGACGGACATATGTGCGCGTTTTTGATGCGGTCCGATTTCAAAAACCAAGCCGAATTGGGCGATGCAGACACATGTCTTTCCTATGCCGGCAGCTGGTCTTTCGACGGCACCCGGATCTCTCACGATGTCCATTTTTGCAACCTGCCGCATTGGGTCGGCCGCACCCTGGTCCGCATTGTGAACCATAGGGAGGGGGAATTGGCACTGCGTACCGTGCCTGAGTATTCAAAATCCGGCAGCAAATACGAACATCTTCTCGTTTGGCAAAAGGCGTCAGATTGA
- a CDS encoding acetyl-CoA hydrolase/transferase family protein, which yields MTLSPSDPSSLNLADYIRPGDLVTWGQAMAEPLELVKSYIEQRHEIGPARAFVGLSISNALNEAITDRISLISYGALGTLAPLHSKGLVSLVPCRYSTMPSLVTNGQLRPDVVFVQLSPPGPDGTHSLGWSNDLLPVAMKHARVVLAEINPAVPWVRMDQPLDEALIHHTITSTQALPELKAPDPGPLENTIAEHVANLIPDGATLQYGVGAVPSAILNALRSHRDLGLHSGLVTDEIVDLATCGALTNARKNIFQGVSVGAVAIGSGKLAEFMTDNPAYLSCQTAVTHGAAPLSQLDSLVAINSALEVDLRGQVNAEQVGSRYLGAIGGQPDFMHAATHAENGLSIIAMPAKSGRNGKRSRIVSRLSGSQVTTARSDVDVVVTEYGAADLRGLDVQARARALTRIAAPHHQEHLEFAVATA from the coding sequence ATGACCCTGTCGCCGTCTGATCCCTCCAGTCTTAATCTGGCAGACTACATTCGCCCGGGTGACCTGGTCACCTGGGGTCAAGCGATGGCAGAGCCGCTTGAACTTGTGAAGTCCTACATTGAACAACGTCATGAGATTGGTCCGGCCCGCGCCTTTGTAGGCCTGTCAATAAGCAACGCACTCAATGAAGCCATAACTGACCGGATATCCCTGATCAGCTACGGCGCCCTTGGCACCCTTGCGCCATTACATAGCAAGGGCCTCGTGTCCTTGGTGCCGTGCCGGTATTCGACTATGCCCTCGTTGGTAACCAACGGCCAGCTTCGTCCGGATGTGGTGTTTGTACAACTAAGCCCGCCAGGACCGGATGGGACGCACTCATTAGGCTGGAGCAACGATCTTTTGCCTGTTGCAATGAAACACGCAAGGGTCGTTCTGGCGGAGATCAACCCGGCAGTTCCCTGGGTTCGAATGGACCAGCCGCTCGACGAGGCTCTGATCCATCATACAATCACCAGCACCCAAGCTTTGCCGGAATTGAAGGCACCTGATCCCGGCCCGCTGGAAAACACAATTGCGGAACACGTTGCTAACCTCATTCCGGACGGCGCGACCTTGCAGTATGGAGTTGGCGCAGTCCCATCTGCTATCCTCAATGCTCTGCGATCACACCGCGACCTTGGACTACACTCGGGACTGGTTACCGACGAAATCGTTGATCTGGCCACATGTGGTGCACTGACAAATGCGCGAAAAAACATTTTTCAAGGCGTATCGGTCGGCGCAGTTGCAATCGGAAGCGGGAAACTCGCAGAATTCATGACTGACAATCCCGCTTACCTCTCCTGCCAGACTGCTGTGACCCACGGAGCCGCACCACTGTCACAACTCGACTCATTGGTCGCAATCAATTCTGCTCTGGAGGTCGACCTTCGGGGCCAAGTAAACGCGGAACAGGTCGGAAGTAGGTACCTGGGAGCAATTGGCGGACAGCCCGATTTCATGCATGCAGCTACGCACGCGGAAAACGGACTTTCGATAATCGCAATGCCTGCAAAAAGCGGGAGAAACGGCAAGAGGTCACGCATCGTTTCCAGGCTGTCTGGCTCGCAGGTAACCACGGCAAGATCTGACGTTGATGTGGTGGTTACGGAATACGGTGCCGCAGATCTACGGGGCCTGGACGTGCAGGCGAGGGCGCGCGCCTTAACTCGCATTGCAGCCCCTCATCATCAAGAACACCTTGAATTTGCCGTGGCCACTGCATGA
- a CDS encoding CaiB/BaiF CoA-transferase family protein, with translation MSEMSHWTPLKGVKIVDFSMLLPGPLTTLILGDLGAEIIKVEPPGGDYARHMKSHMFEGANRGKRSIVIDMKSPQAASVVEKLAAYGDVAIEGFRPGVASRLGFGPQQLQAVNPGLVYCSLSGFGQTGPAATKAGHDLAYLAMGGSLAYRGQLRQPPSRASLPIADIAGGAFAAVSILAALREGKGTTLDLSLYEAVLYTSALRFGFDTTADSVDHLYPANDLFTCSDGRLIALTVVEEKFWNNLVHVLKEIAPALSGEEFATEAGRLRNHLSLMDILDRAFASRPAKDWIALFDPADVPAAICVTNSEAIQSSHAQARALHRHTEYGPILPFPVIANGLRVPNHSRAPEISSGADDILSKIGFNQTEVETLVRIGAVQKPEHHNDPVAV, from the coding sequence ATGAGTGAAATGAGCCACTGGACACCCCTCAAAGGCGTTAAGATCGTCGATTTCTCAATGCTTCTGCCTGGTCCATTGACGACCTTGATACTTGGTGATCTCGGTGCGGAAATCATCAAGGTCGAGCCGCCGGGTGGAGACTATGCCCGCCATATGAAGAGCCACATGTTCGAGGGGGCGAACCGTGGCAAAAGAAGTATCGTTATTGACATGAAGTCTCCGCAGGCTGCATCCGTGGTCGAAAAACTGGCCGCATATGGTGACGTCGCTATCGAAGGGTTTCGTCCAGGAGTTGCGAGCCGGCTCGGTTTTGGTCCTCAACAGCTTCAGGCCGTAAATCCGGGGCTGGTTTACTGCTCCCTTTCCGGATTTGGGCAAACCGGTCCAGCTGCAACAAAGGCCGGTCATGATCTGGCTTATTTGGCAATGGGCGGGTCTCTTGCTTACCGCGGACAACTGCGGCAGCCGCCAAGCAGAGCTTCCTTACCGATTGCTGATATTGCAGGTGGGGCCTTCGCTGCGGTCTCCATTTTGGCCGCCTTGCGCGAAGGAAAGGGTACGACACTTGATCTCAGTCTGTACGAAGCTGTGCTCTATACATCCGCTCTTCGTTTTGGTTTCGATACAACGGCGGATTCTGTTGACCATCTTTACCCAGCCAATGACCTCTTTACCTGTTCCGATGGACGCTTGATTGCACTGACTGTTGTAGAGGAGAAATTCTGGAACAATCTGGTTCATGTGTTGAAGGAGATTGCTCCGGCGCTGAGCGGAGAAGAGTTCGCAACCGAGGCTGGCCGTTTGCGAAATCATCTGTCACTGATGGATATTCTGGACAGGGCATTTGCGTCCCGCCCGGCGAAGGACTGGATTGCATTGTTTGATCCGGCTGACGTGCCCGCTGCAATTTGTGTCACAAATTCTGAAGCCATCCAATCGTCACATGCTCAGGCGCGTGCCTTGCACAGACATACAGAATACGGCCCCATCTTGCCTTTCCCTGTCATTGCGAATGGACTTCGTGTCCCTAACCACTCCAGGGCTCCGGAAATCTCCTCAGGTGCGGACGATATCCTTTCAAAAATCGGTTTTAATCAGACCGAAGTTGAAACCCTTGTTCGGATTGGCGCAGTTCAAAAACCGGAACACCACAATGACCCTGTCGCCGTCTGA
- a CDS encoding MaoC family dehydratase — translation MAGLWFEEFEEGQVFNHALSRTVTEYDNMHFCNATLNTQPLHIDFHFAAETEYGQPLVNSIFTLGLVIGMTVTETTLGTTIGNLAMTDINFPRPVFHGDTIRTRTTITSKRESKSRPNDGIVVFYHEGLNQRDEVVATCTRTALMRKRPAEAA, via the coding sequence ATGGCTGGGCTGTGGTTTGAAGAGTTTGAAGAGGGGCAAGTGTTCAATCACGCTTTGTCCCGAACCGTCACCGAATACGACAACATGCACTTCTGCAATGCCACCCTGAACACCCAACCCCTCCACATCGATTTTCATTTCGCAGCGGAAACCGAATATGGGCAGCCGCTCGTCAATTCGATTTTCACATTGGGGCTGGTGATCGGGATGACTGTGACGGAGACTACCCTTGGCACCACAATCGGGAACCTGGCGATGACGGATATCAATTTTCCACGGCCGGTTTTTCATGGGGATACGATCCGCACGCGTACAACGATCACGTCCAAGCGGGAAAGCAAGTCACGCCCCAATGACGGAATAGTTGTGTTCTATCATGAGGGCCTCAACCAGCGCGATGAAGTCGTTGCAACCTGTACACGCACGGCCCTGATGCGAAAGCGTCCGGCCGAGGCGGCGTGA
- a CDS encoding acyl-CoA dehydrogenase family protein produces the protein MDLQFSDKDLAFQEEVRSFLKENLPANLLDRSDRGLHPLKDEIVAWQKVLHEKGWVAPNWPVEHGGPGWSLTQKYIYNREYFLSGAPQTIAFGLNMVGPVIYTFGTEEQKADYLQDILESNVWWCQGYSEPGSGSDLASLRTRAVRDGDDYIINGQKIWTSWAQHADMMFCLVRTDTECKPQEGISFILIDMKTPGIEVRPIIGLDKEHSLNEVFFTDVRVPARNLIGEENRGWTYAKFLLGNERHIIARVARSQYQLARLKEIARTERRGAGYLIDDADFRRRIAKVEVDLIALEAMELRYLSQEIAGRKLTAEPSVLKINGAEIAQLIKTLTIEALGSHGMAYEPDPVFQRRNDRPIGPDYLHGAMADHLYQRAATIYGGTNEIQRNIIAKLILG, from the coding sequence ATGGACTTGCAATTCAGCGACAAAGACCTCGCCTTTCAGGAAGAAGTCAGAAGCTTTCTGAAAGAAAACCTGCCGGCAAACCTTCTTGACCGCTCGGACAGGGGATTGCACCCCCTGAAAGATGAAATCGTGGCCTGGCAGAAGGTGCTGCATGAGAAGGGTTGGGTCGCACCCAACTGGCCCGTCGAACACGGCGGACCCGGCTGGTCTCTCACCCAGAAGTATATCTACAATCGTGAGTACTTTCTGTCTGGCGCGCCCCAAACCATCGCCTTTGGCCTGAATATGGTCGGGCCGGTAATCTACACCTTCGGCACAGAAGAACAGAAAGCGGACTACCTCCAGGACATTCTGGAGAGCAATGTCTGGTGGTGCCAGGGCTACTCTGAGCCGGGATCCGGGTCTGACTTGGCCAGTTTGCGCACCCGGGCGGTCCGGGACGGTGATGACTACATCATCAATGGCCAGAAGATCTGGACCAGCTGGGCGCAGCATGCCGACATGATGTTTTGTCTGGTGCGCACCGATACGGAATGCAAACCCCAGGAAGGCATCTCGTTCATTCTCATTGACATGAAGACGCCCGGCATAGAAGTCCGCCCGATCATTGGTTTGGACAAGGAGCATTCTCTCAATGAGGTGTTTTTCACCGATGTAAGAGTTCCAGCCAGGAACTTGATCGGCGAGGAAAACCGCGGCTGGACCTATGCAAAATTTCTGCTTGGAAATGAACGCCATATCATTGCCCGCGTCGCCCGGTCGCAATACCAGCTTGCCCGGTTGAAAGAGATTGCGCGCACGGAACGCCGAGGTGCCGGCTATCTGATCGACGACGCTGATTTCCGGCGCCGGATTGCCAAGGTTGAAGTTGACCTGATCGCACTGGAAGCGATGGAACTGCGGTATCTCAGCCAGGAAATTGCTGGCCGGAAGCTGACGGCGGAACCGTCTGTCCTGAAAATCAACGGTGCGGAAATCGCCCAGTTGATCAAGACCCTGACAATAGAAGCGCTGGGGTCGCACGGAATGGCTTATGAGCCGGATCCGGTCTTTCAAAGGCGGAACGACCGCCCAATCGGGCCGGACTATCTGCATGGGGCGATGGCCGATCACCTGTATCAACGGGCTGCCACGATCTACGGCGGCACCAATGAAATTCAACGCAACATCATTGCCAAATTGATCTTGGGGTAA